TGTGCTACGCCGATGGCGAGCGCCGCTACATCATCGCACCGAAGGGCGTGCAGGTAGACGATCGCCTGGTGTCCGGCCGCGACGCGCCGATCAAGGCCGGCAATTGCCTGCAGCTGCGCAACATCCCGATGGGCAGCACGATCCACTGCATCGAGCTGCGCCCCGGCAAGGGTGCGCAGATCGCCCGCAGCGCCGGCGCCTCGGTGCAGCTGGTTGCCCGCGAGTCCGGCTACGCCACGCTGCGCCTGCGCTCCGGCGAGATGCGCCGCGTCTCGGTCGATTGCCGCGCCACCATCGGCGAAGTCGGCAACGGCGAGCACAGCCTGAAGAAGCTGGGCAAGGCCGGCGCCAAGCGCTGGGTGGGCATTCGCCCGACCGTTCGCGGCGTGGTGATGAACCCGGTCGACCATCCGCACGGTGGTGGTGAAGGCAAGACTTCTGGCGGTCGTCA
This genomic stretch from Rhodanobacter thiooxydans harbors:
- the rplB gene encoding 50S ribosomal protein L2; protein product: MALINHKPTSPGRRDAVSVRTEGLHKGAPYAALTESQSKTGGRNHHGRITTRHRGGGHKQHYRIIDFKRDKEGIAARVERIEYDPNRTAHIALLCYADGERRYIIAPKGVQVDDRLVSGRDAPIKAGNCLQLRNIPMGSTIHCIELRPGKGAQIARSAGASVQLVARESGYATLRLRSGEMRRVSVDCRATIGEVGNGEHSLKKLGKAGAKRWVGIRPTVRGVVMNPVDHPHGGGEGKTSGGRHPVSPWGTPAKGYKTRNNKRTQQFIVRRRTK